One window of Herpetosiphonaceae bacterium genomic DNA carries:
- the uraH gene encoding hydroxyisourate hydrolase — MAGRLTTHVLDTAQGRPAAHLAIELWRLDPDSAERTLLKTVRTNADGRTDGPLLTGDELAVGVYELVFAVGEYFAAQPVTATAPPFLDRVPVRFGIADPQAHYHVPLLASPWSYSTYRGS; from the coding sequence ATGGCAGGTCGTCTTACCACGCATGTCCTCGACACCGCCCAGGGCCGTCCGGCGGCACATCTGGCGATCGAGCTGTGGCGGCTTGATCCAGACAGCGCCGAGCGGACGCTGCTGAAGACCGTCCGCACCAACGCCGATGGACGCACGGACGGGCCGCTGCTAACGGGCGATGAGCTGGCGGTCGGCGTCTATGAGCTGGTCTTTGCCGTGGGCGAGTATTTCGCCGCGCAGCCGGTGACGGCGACCGCGCCGCCGTTTCTGGATCGCGTCCCGGTGCGCTTTGGCATCGCCGATCCGCAGGCCCACTACCACGTGCCGCTGCTGGCGTCGCCCTGGTCTTACAGCACGTATCGAGGGAGCTAA
- the pucL gene encoding urate oxidase, with the protein MGTQISYGKADIRLYRTYARPLTGLAVIPESPYAGRPNTLFAVNVEVEVFGDNFLPAYTQGDNSNVVATDTMKNFVLRQALAFDGATLEGWLEFLGRQFLTTYPVMQSLRVSGREQPFVAARVPADDAQGFADSGVLFSRSHDDAAVAAIDLERRGDEIVVTSHECGRVGMQLIKLTGSAFASFARDSYTTLPEVTDRPLFIYLDVFWKYADAAQMLAADHAGYIAAEQVRDVVQAVFHQFVSMSIQHLVHEIGVRLLERFPQMAEVSFAAQNRLWDTAFVAEDDPRLKVYTDPRPPYGSIRLKLTRDA; encoded by the coding sequence GTGGGTACTCAGATTAGCTATGGCAAGGCGGATATACGCCTCTACCGCACCTACGCCCGGCCTCTGACCGGGCTGGCCGTGATTCCCGAATCGCCGTACGCGGGCAGGCCCAACACGCTCTTCGCGGTGAACGTCGAGGTCGAAGTCTTTGGCGATAATTTCCTCCCAGCCTACACCCAGGGCGATAACTCCAACGTGGTCGCGACCGATACGATGAAGAACTTTGTGCTGAGGCAGGCGCTAGCGTTCGACGGCGCGACGCTTGAGGGCTGGCTTGAGTTTCTGGGGCGGCAATTCCTGACGACCTATCCCGTGATGCAATCGCTGCGGGTGTCTGGCCGGGAGCAGCCCTTTGTCGCGGCGCGCGTGCCCGCCGACGACGCCCAGGGCTTCGCCGACAGCGGCGTGCTCTTCAGCCGCTCCCACGACGACGCGGCGGTCGCGGCGATCGATCTGGAGCGCCGGGGCGATGAGATCGTTGTCACCAGCCACGAGTGCGGTCGCGTGGGCATGCAGTTGATCAAGCTGACCGGCAGCGCGTTTGCCAGCTTCGCCCGCGACTCGTACACGACGCTGCCGGAAGTGACCGACCGACCGCTGTTTATCTATCTCGACGTGTTCTGGAAGTACGCCGACGCCGCGCAGATGCTCGCCGCCGACCACGCGGGCTACATTGCCGCCGAGCAGGTCCGCGATGTCGTGCAGGCGGTCTTTCACCAGTTCGTCAGCATGTCGATCCAGCATCTCGTACATGAGATCGGCGTGCGGCTGCTGGAGCGCTTCCCGCAGATGGCGGAGGTTTCGTTCGCGGCGCAGAACCGGCTGTGGGATACCGCGTTCGTCGCTGAGGACGATCCCAGGCTCAAGGTCTACACCGATCCGCGACCGCCCTACGGCTCGATCCGGCTGAAGCTGACGCGCGATGCGTAG